One window of the Xiphophorus hellerii strain 12219 chromosome 15, Xiphophorus_hellerii-4.1, whole genome shotgun sequence genome contains the following:
- the heca gene encoding headcase protein homolog, which yields MPNQKSSKGKKSKRTNSSGDEQENGGCTAAAGGAAAAVAAAAATAAPRTERSSEVQCASPLGCSLGRSIDLEKDDHQRVLCNNELCPYGNWMHLQCFYEWESSILVQFNCIGRARSWNEKQCRQNMWTKKGYDLAFRFCSCRCGQGHLKKDTDWYQVKRMQDERKKKPSERSAGRTGASGGAVGPGDGPFEEPKKSKPAAGAAGGKLSQRASSQELPRRQSVDRQNSIERGAHAAGGLSPLGPPQKSPCDSPGLSPPSGFNFSPTPVLGSGGAGLRGSRQLGEFFKSAVHMDPQRKHLLAGGALSRPVGSAGGPHLDPGSVFPLQLSFALPLHPRLTGGGGDGTHPHPVQFLRRLDLSELLTHVPRHKLNTYHVRMEDDAQAGQGEELRRFILSALSASQRNVVNCALCHRSLPVFEQFPLVDGTLFLSPSRHDEIEYDVPCHLQGRLMHLYAICVDCLEGVHKIVCIKCKSRWDGSWHQLGTMYTYDILAASPCCQARLNCKHCGKPVVDVRVGMQYFSEYSNVQQCPHCGNLDYHFVKPFSSYKVLEAY from the exons ATGCCCAACCAGAAGAGCAGCAAGGGGAAGAAGAGCAAACGCACGAACAGCAGCGGGGACGAGCAAGAAAATGGAGGCTGCACGGCAGCAGCGGGAGGCGCGGCCGCGGCggtggctgctgctgcagctaccGCTGCGCCCCGGACGGAGCGCTCCAGCG AGGTCCAGTGTGCCTCCCCTCTGGGCTGCAGTCTGGGCCGCTCCATTGACCTGGAGAAGGACGACCACCAGCGGGTCCTCTGCAACAACGAGCTCTGCCCGTACGGCAACTGGATGCACCTGCAGTGCTTCTACGAGTGGGAGAGCTCCATCCTGGTCCAGTTCAACTGCATCGGCCGCGCCCGCTCCTGGAACGAGAAGCAGTGCCGGCAGAACATGTGGACCAAGAAGGGCTACGACCTGGCCTTCAGGTTCTGCTCCTGCCGCTGCGGACAGGGCCACCTGAAGAAGGACACCGACTGGTACCAGGTGAAACGCATGCAGGACGAGCGCAAGAAGAAGCCGTCGGAACGGAGCGCCGGCAGAACTGGGGCGAGCGGGGGCGCGGTGGGGCCTGGAGACGGTCCGTTTGAAGAGCCTAAGAAGAGCAAGCCAGCAGCAGGGGCAGCAGGTGGGAAGTTATCCCAAAGGGCCTCCAGTCAGGAGTTACCTCGTAGACAATCAGTGGACCGCCAGAACTCCATAGAAAGAGGGGCACATGCGGCGGGAGGACTGTCTCCGCTGGGTCCCCCTCAGAAATCCCCATGCGACTCCCCAGGACTGTCCCCTCCCAGCGGGTTTAACTTCTCCCCAACGCCTGTTCTCGGGTCCGGAGGTGCCGGGCTGCGAGGTTCCCGCCAGCTGGGCGAGTTCTTCAAGTCGGCCGTCCACATGGACCCTCAGAGGAAACACCTGCTGGCTGGCGGCGCTCTGAGTCGTCCCGTCGGTTCGGCTGGCGGTCCTCACCTGGACCCCGGGTCCGTCTTCCCGCTGCAGCTGTCCTTCGCCCTCCCGCTCCACCCGCGGCTGACCGGCGGCGGCGGGGACGGGACCCACCCTCACCCGGTGCAATTCCTGAGGAGGCTGGACCTCTCGGAGCTCCTCACCCACGTCCCCCGCCACAAACTCAACACGTACCACGTCCGCATGGAAGACGACGCCCAGGCCGGccagggggaggagctgcgcaG GTTTATCCTGTCTGCTCTCAGTGCGAGCCAGAGGAACGTGGTCAACTGCGCTCTGTGCCACCGCTCGCTGCCCGTGTTCGAGCAGTTCCCCCTGGTGGACGGGACGCTGTTCCTCAGTCCGTCACGCCACGACGAGATCGAGTACGACGTCCCCTGCCACCTTCAAG GTCGATTAATGCACCTCTATGCCATTTGTGTGGACTGCTTGGAGGGCGTCCACAAGATCGTCTGTATTAAGTGCAAATCACGCTGGGACGGGAGCTGGCACCAGCTGGGCACCATGTATACCTATGATATACTGGCTGCTTCACCTTGCTGCCAG GCTCGGCTCAACTGTAAGCACTGCGGCAAGCCGGTGGTGGACGTCCGAGTCGGGATGCAGTATTTCTCAGAGTACAGCAACGTCCAGCAGTGCCCTCACTGCGGCAACCTGGACTATCACTTCGTTAAACCCTTCTCCTCATACAAAGTACTAGAGGCTTATTGA
- the mtif3 gene encoding translation initiation factor IF-3, mitochondrial: MSAGCVRWLLGHTVRAVCGGGRPGYWTPALRSTGLCERHDIVSTSWRRSAFSTEVPEETPTPAAKKMKKQDPRANASISSVGRKISHKEIQVIDEEGEKLGLMHRADVIRIMNEKDLKLVLVRENEEPPLYQLMSGKQIHEEQLRLRDKNKAKAGPVQVKELNISAGIASHDLSTKLKQVESWLEKKHHVRLTLRGKRNQHIDNLDKTLEEMVEQMTVMTAFVSKPKVTREGQAAMCVLRPPSAKELAQKAKTRAEEPQPEASKTLPVSNTDTKEEVVQQ, translated from the exons ATGTCTGCAGGTTGTGTGCGGTGGCTTCTGGGCCACACAGTGAGAGCCGTGTGCGGCGGCGGCAGGCCCGGCTACTGGACACCAGCTCTGAGATCAACCGGACTCTGCGAAAGACACGACATCGTCTCTACATCCTGGAGACGATCTGCGTTCTCCACTGAGGTTCCTGAAGAAACACCGACTCCAGCGgcgaagaagatgaagaagcaGGATCCTCGCGCCAACGCCTCCATCAGCAGCGTCGGGCGGAAAATCTCTCACAAAGAGATCCAGGTGATCGACGAGGAGGGGGAGAAACTGGGGTTGATGCATCGCGCCGATGTGATCAGAATCATGAATGAGAAGGATCTGAAGCTGGTGCTGGTGAGGGAAAACGAAGAGCCGCCGCTGTACCAGCTGATGAGCGGGAAACAGATCCACGAGGAGCAGCTGAGACTTCGAGATAAAAATAAGGCGAAAGCAG GTCCTGTCCAGGTGAAGGAGCTCAACATCTCAGCCGGCATCGCGTCCCACGATCTGTCCACGAAGCTGAAACAAGTGGAGAGCTGGCTGGAGAAGAAACATCACGTCAGGCTGACGCTGCGGGGAAAACGCAACCAGCACATTGATAACCTG GACAAAACTCTGGAGGAAATGGTGGAGCAAATGACCGTGATGACGGCCTTCGTCTCCAAGCCAAAGGTCACACGAGAAGGTCAGGCGGCCATGTGCGTTCTCCGGCCGCCGTCCGCCAAGGAGCTGGCGCAGAAAGCAAAGACCAGAGCTGAGGAGCCGCAGCCTGAAGCCAGTAAAACGCTTCCTGTTAGCAACACGGACACAAAGGAGGAAGTCGTGCAGCAGTGA
- the LOC116734725 gene encoding adhesion G-protein coupled receptor G2-like isoform X1, translated as MPRQSWIIQVLLVGFLCIFPVSVTVLPGSQQLDKIKNCLSQGNTNYVVADNFYGIINAADHFAAKLSGKNGPIPDELPKVVEEILKQLNNTLTSNNGPNTNVLPNLQVILTKLNMLTSINILLLVPGQLSDGVKNILENTEQLVGLFNLYLNRSTGYSDLKSLLKTDILNWIINTSVSETGRKNCVIFLQKNQTRHKKLWKTWPQVKLPNFTLYITKNLTKVPVVICAMEGKKCLNSTDSCMYGNLTTNTVCKSGTAYNEDSCQNSDYADKYIINIHQNIPECVNCDNPIKEPDEIIKINTTTFESDNGEIDASKAVEFMGDMANLISKMNGTSAELSVAKGIGGVIVRKTDPAELDEVSFAYKTPTEKLKIIEDSKSLETFSRSVSVSKEAFEKAMVLNASLPFAAVLRFLNLTRDEMNSTVLYDEVVAIEMGAAIKNLTNTININFKNAEFGKFYPNCSSWNGEGGKPNWTSEGCETIVDGNDIRCECSHLTFFAVLLTPINETISSSDLNILTIITQVGCGLSIFFLGIILFMYCLIRKTKASSSTQILIHLVCALFLLNLTFVVNHFVAKLNSDVGCEIMAAVMHYSMLTTFSWFAAQGFHLCLQLYRGGNIAIKRYLLKVSVITWILPSIAVIIIASLKKYGKQIIYTDNPENNVAMCWINDNNIHYIVNVGYYAMVFLFTFTTVIITLSWLFCLKRSKAANQQETGTGRKIVIILGLCCQLGVTWGFAFFAYGSFRMIATYIFTILNSFQGFFLFIYYYKTTRVGPGGANAKGNSGSTNTSISTLKTGLECVVNPYVSFDKQKDT; from the exons ATGCCTCGGCAAAGCTGGATAATTCAGGTTCTCCTTGTCggctttttgtgcatttttcctGTCT CAGTGACTGTGCTTCCTGGCTCTCAGCAGTTAGATAAAATCAAAAACTGCTTAAGCCAAGGAAACACAAATTATGTTGTTGCTGACAACTTCTACGGCATCATCAATGCGGCTGATCACTTCGCAGCTAAACTCTCAG GCAAGAATGGACCGATTCCGGACGAGTTACCGAAGGTTGTTGAAGAGATCTTGAAGCAACTCAACAACACATTAACCA GCAATAATGGACCAAATACGAACGTGTTACCGAACCTTCAAGTGATCTTGACGAAACTCAACATGTTAACCA gCATTAACATACTGCTACTAGTTCCGGGACAATTATCTGACGGTGTTAAAAACATATTGGAAAACACTGAGCAACTCGTTG GTCTTTTCAATCTATATCTGAACAGAAGCACTGGGTACTCTG ATTTGAAAAGTCTCCTTAAGACTGATATTTTGAATTGGATCATAAACACATCTGTTTCTGAAACTG GAAGGAAGAACTGTGTGATATTCctacagaaaaatcaaacaagaCACA AAAAATTGTGGAAAACGTGGCCACAAGTGAAATTGCCAAACTTTACACTGTACATTACAAAAAATCTTACAAAGGTCCCAGTGGTAATTTGTGCTATGGAAGGAAAGAAGTGCTTAAATTCAActg ACTCGTGCATGTATGGAAATCTGACTACAAACACTGTGTGTAAATCAGGGACTGCGTATAATGAGGACTCCTGCCAAAACAGCG ACTACGCAGACAAGTACATAATAAACATACATCAAAATATCCCCGAGTGTGTCAACTGCGACAATCCCATAAAGGAGCCTGATGAGATTATTAAAATTAACACCACTACTTTTGAAAGTGATAATGGAGAAATTGATGCATCCAAAGCTGT AGAGTTCATGGGTGACATGGCAAACTTAATCTCCAAAATGAATGGGACTTCAGCTGAGCTGTCAGTGGCGAAAGGAATCGGGGGAGTCATAGTGAGAAAAACCGATCCTGCAGAACTGGATGAGGTGTCCTTCGCTTACAAGACTCcaactgaaaaactgaaa ATTATAGAAGACTCTAAAAGTCTTGAAACATTTTCGAGATCCGTCTCCGTGTCTAAAGAAGCGTTTGAAAAGGCAATGGTTCTAAACGCCTCTCTACCATTCGCAGCTGTTCTCCGGTTTTTAAACTTGACTCGG GATGAGATGAACAGTACTGTTCTTTATGATGAGGTTGTTGCGATTGAGATGGGAGCTGCGATCAAGAATCTCACCAACACAATAAACATCAATTTCAAGAATGCAGAATTT GGAAAGTTTTATCCAAACTGTAGCTCGTGGAACGGTGAAG GAGGAAAACCCAACTGGACTTCTGAAGGATGTGAAACTATAGTCGATGGAAACGACATCAGATGTGAATGTTCGCATTTGACGTTTTTTGCTGTCTTACTG ACTCCCATAAACGAAACCATCTCCAGCTCTGACCTGAACATCCTCACCATCATCACGCAGGTTGGCTGCGGCTTGTCCATTTTCTTCCTCGGCATAATCCTCTTCATGTACTGCCTGATAAG GAAGACGAAGGCCAGTTCTTCCACACAGATCCTCATCCACCTGGTTTGCGCCTTGTTCCTGCTAAATTTGACCTTCGTCGTCAATCACTTTGTGGCAAAGCTGAACAGCGATGTGGGTTGTGAGATAATGGCAGCGGTGATGCATTACTCCATGTTGACCACTTTCAGCTGGTTTGCTGCACAAGGCTTCCACCTCTGTCTGCAGCTGTACAGAGGAGGGAATATCGCAATAAAGCGCTACCTACTCAAAGTTTCTGTCATCACCTGGA TTCTACCGAGCATAGCGGTGATTATTATCGCCAGCCTGAAAAAATATGGGAAACAGATCATCTACACTGATAATCCTGAGAACAACGTGGCAAT GTGCTGGATTAACGACAATAACATCCATTACATCGTCAACGTTGGCTACTATGCGATGGTCTTCCTCTTCACCTTCACCACAGTCATCATCACATTGTCCTGGCTCTTTTGTCTCAAGAGAAGCAAAGCAGCGAaccaacaggaaacaggaaccGGCAGGAAAATAGTGATCATTCTGGGTCTGTGTTGCCAGCTGGGTGTCACGTGGGGCTTCGCCTTCTTCGCCTACGGTTCCTTCCGGATGATAGCCACCTACATTTTCACAATCCTCAACTCATTTCAAG GGTTCTTCCTCTTCATCTACTACTACAAGACAACCCGAGTCGGACCAGGCGGCGCCAATGCGAAGGGAAACTCGGGAAGCACCAACACCAGCATCAGTACTCTTAAAACCGGACTGGAGTGTGTTGTGAACCCATATGTGagttttgacaaacaaaaagacacgTGA
- the LOC116734725 gene encoding adhesion G-protein coupled receptor G2-like isoform X2 yields MPRQSWIIQVLLVGFLCIFPVSVTVLPGSQQLDKIKNCLSQGNTNYVVADNFYGIINAADHFAAKLSGKNGPIPDELPKVVEEILKQLNNTLTSINILLLVPGQLSDGVKNILENTEQLVGLFNLYLNRSTGYSDLKSLLKTDILNWIINTSVSETGRKNCVIFLQKNQTRHKKLWKTWPQVKLPNFTLYITKNLTKVPVVICAMEGKKCLNSTDSCMYGNLTTNTVCKSGTAYNEDSCQNSDYADKYIINIHQNIPECVNCDNPIKEPDEIIKINTTTFESDNGEIDASKAVEFMGDMANLISKMNGTSAELSVAKGIGGVIVRKTDPAELDEVSFAYKTPTEKLKIIEDSKSLETFSRSVSVSKEAFEKAMVLNASLPFAAVLRFLNLTRDEMNSTVLYDEVVAIEMGAAIKNLTNTININFKNAEFGKFYPNCSSWNGEGGKPNWTSEGCETIVDGNDIRCECSHLTFFAVLLTPINETISSSDLNILTIITQVGCGLSIFFLGIILFMYCLIRKTKASSSTQILIHLVCALFLLNLTFVVNHFVAKLNSDVGCEIMAAVMHYSMLTTFSWFAAQGFHLCLQLYRGGNIAIKRYLLKVSVITWILPSIAVIIIASLKKYGKQIIYTDNPENNVAMCWINDNNIHYIVNVGYYAMVFLFTFTTVIITLSWLFCLKRSKAANQQETGTGRKIVIILGLCCQLGVTWGFAFFAYGSFRMIATYIFTILNSFQGFFLFIYYYKTTRVGPGGANAKGNSGSTNTSISTLKTGLECVVNPYVSFDKQKDT; encoded by the exons ATGCCTCGGCAAAGCTGGATAATTCAGGTTCTCCTTGTCggctttttgtgcatttttcctGTCT CAGTGACTGTGCTTCCTGGCTCTCAGCAGTTAGATAAAATCAAAAACTGCTTAAGCCAAGGAAACACAAATTATGTTGTTGCTGACAACTTCTACGGCATCATCAATGCGGCTGATCACTTCGCAGCTAAACTCTCAG GCAAGAATGGACCGATTCCGGACGAGTTACCGAAGGTTGTTGAAGAGATCTTGAAGCAACTCAACAACACATTAACCA gCATTAACATACTGCTACTAGTTCCGGGACAATTATCTGACGGTGTTAAAAACATATTGGAAAACACTGAGCAACTCGTTG GTCTTTTCAATCTATATCTGAACAGAAGCACTGGGTACTCTG ATTTGAAAAGTCTCCTTAAGACTGATATTTTGAATTGGATCATAAACACATCTGTTTCTGAAACTG GAAGGAAGAACTGTGTGATATTCctacagaaaaatcaaacaagaCACA AAAAATTGTGGAAAACGTGGCCACAAGTGAAATTGCCAAACTTTACACTGTACATTACAAAAAATCTTACAAAGGTCCCAGTGGTAATTTGTGCTATGGAAGGAAAGAAGTGCTTAAATTCAActg ACTCGTGCATGTATGGAAATCTGACTACAAACACTGTGTGTAAATCAGGGACTGCGTATAATGAGGACTCCTGCCAAAACAGCG ACTACGCAGACAAGTACATAATAAACATACATCAAAATATCCCCGAGTGTGTCAACTGCGACAATCCCATAAAGGAGCCTGATGAGATTATTAAAATTAACACCACTACTTTTGAAAGTGATAATGGAGAAATTGATGCATCCAAAGCTGT AGAGTTCATGGGTGACATGGCAAACTTAATCTCCAAAATGAATGGGACTTCAGCTGAGCTGTCAGTGGCGAAAGGAATCGGGGGAGTCATAGTGAGAAAAACCGATCCTGCAGAACTGGATGAGGTGTCCTTCGCTTACAAGACTCcaactgaaaaactgaaa ATTATAGAAGACTCTAAAAGTCTTGAAACATTTTCGAGATCCGTCTCCGTGTCTAAAGAAGCGTTTGAAAAGGCAATGGTTCTAAACGCCTCTCTACCATTCGCAGCTGTTCTCCGGTTTTTAAACTTGACTCGG GATGAGATGAACAGTACTGTTCTTTATGATGAGGTTGTTGCGATTGAGATGGGAGCTGCGATCAAGAATCTCACCAACACAATAAACATCAATTTCAAGAATGCAGAATTT GGAAAGTTTTATCCAAACTGTAGCTCGTGGAACGGTGAAG GAGGAAAACCCAACTGGACTTCTGAAGGATGTGAAACTATAGTCGATGGAAACGACATCAGATGTGAATGTTCGCATTTGACGTTTTTTGCTGTCTTACTG ACTCCCATAAACGAAACCATCTCCAGCTCTGACCTGAACATCCTCACCATCATCACGCAGGTTGGCTGCGGCTTGTCCATTTTCTTCCTCGGCATAATCCTCTTCATGTACTGCCTGATAAG GAAGACGAAGGCCAGTTCTTCCACACAGATCCTCATCCACCTGGTTTGCGCCTTGTTCCTGCTAAATTTGACCTTCGTCGTCAATCACTTTGTGGCAAAGCTGAACAGCGATGTGGGTTGTGAGATAATGGCAGCGGTGATGCATTACTCCATGTTGACCACTTTCAGCTGGTTTGCTGCACAAGGCTTCCACCTCTGTCTGCAGCTGTACAGAGGAGGGAATATCGCAATAAAGCGCTACCTACTCAAAGTTTCTGTCATCACCTGGA TTCTACCGAGCATAGCGGTGATTATTATCGCCAGCCTGAAAAAATATGGGAAACAGATCATCTACACTGATAATCCTGAGAACAACGTGGCAAT GTGCTGGATTAACGACAATAACATCCATTACATCGTCAACGTTGGCTACTATGCGATGGTCTTCCTCTTCACCTTCACCACAGTCATCATCACATTGTCCTGGCTCTTTTGTCTCAAGAGAAGCAAAGCAGCGAaccaacaggaaacaggaaccGGCAGGAAAATAGTGATCATTCTGGGTCTGTGTTGCCAGCTGGGTGTCACGTGGGGCTTCGCCTTCTTCGCCTACGGTTCCTTCCGGATGATAGCCACCTACATTTTCACAATCCTCAACTCATTTCAAG GGTTCTTCCTCTTCATCTACTACTACAAGACAACCCGAGTCGGACCAGGCGGCGCCAATGCGAAGGGAAACTCGGGAAGCACCAACACCAGCATCAGTACTCTTAAAACCGGACTGGAGTGTGTTGTGAACCCATATGTGagttttgacaaacaaaaagacacgTGA
- the LOC116734725 gene encoding adhesion G-protein coupled receptor G2-like isoform X3 produces the protein MPRQSWIIQVLLVGFLCIFPVSVTVLPGSQQLDKIKNCLSQGNTNYVVADNFYGIINAADHFAAKLSGNNGPNTNVLPNLQVILTKLNMLTSINILLLVPGQLSDGVKNILENTEQLVGLFNLYLNRSTGYSDLKSLLKTDILNWIINTSVSETGRKNCVIFLQKNQTRHKKLWKTWPQVKLPNFTLYITKNLTKVPVVICAMEGKKCLNSTDSCMYGNLTTNTVCKSGTAYNEDSCQNSDYADKYIINIHQNIPECVNCDNPIKEPDEIIKINTTTFESDNGEIDASKAVEFMGDMANLISKMNGTSAELSVAKGIGGVIVRKTDPAELDEVSFAYKTPTEKLKIIEDSKSLETFSRSVSVSKEAFEKAMVLNASLPFAAVLRFLNLTRDEMNSTVLYDEVVAIEMGAAIKNLTNTININFKNAEFGKFYPNCSSWNGEGGKPNWTSEGCETIVDGNDIRCECSHLTFFAVLLTPINETISSSDLNILTIITQVGCGLSIFFLGIILFMYCLIRKTKASSSTQILIHLVCALFLLNLTFVVNHFVAKLNSDVGCEIMAAVMHYSMLTTFSWFAAQGFHLCLQLYRGGNIAIKRYLLKVSVITWILPSIAVIIIASLKKYGKQIIYTDNPENNVAMCWINDNNIHYIVNVGYYAMVFLFTFTTVIITLSWLFCLKRSKAANQQETGTGRKIVIILGLCCQLGVTWGFAFFAYGSFRMIATYIFTILNSFQGFFLFIYYYKTTRVGPGGANAKGNSGSTNTSISTLKTGLECVVNPYVSFDKQKDT, from the exons ATGCCTCGGCAAAGCTGGATAATTCAGGTTCTCCTTGTCggctttttgtgcatttttcctGTCT CAGTGACTGTGCTTCCTGGCTCTCAGCAGTTAGATAAAATCAAAAACTGCTTAAGCCAAGGAAACACAAATTATGTTGTTGCTGACAACTTCTACGGCATCATCAATGCGGCTGATCACTTCGCAGCTAAACTCTCAG GCAATAATGGACCAAATACGAACGTGTTACCGAACCTTCAAGTGATCTTGACGAAACTCAACATGTTAACCA gCATTAACATACTGCTACTAGTTCCGGGACAATTATCTGACGGTGTTAAAAACATATTGGAAAACACTGAGCAACTCGTTG GTCTTTTCAATCTATATCTGAACAGAAGCACTGGGTACTCTG ATTTGAAAAGTCTCCTTAAGACTGATATTTTGAATTGGATCATAAACACATCTGTTTCTGAAACTG GAAGGAAGAACTGTGTGATATTCctacagaaaaatcaaacaagaCACA AAAAATTGTGGAAAACGTGGCCACAAGTGAAATTGCCAAACTTTACACTGTACATTACAAAAAATCTTACAAAGGTCCCAGTGGTAATTTGTGCTATGGAAGGAAAGAAGTGCTTAAATTCAActg ACTCGTGCATGTATGGAAATCTGACTACAAACACTGTGTGTAAATCAGGGACTGCGTATAATGAGGACTCCTGCCAAAACAGCG ACTACGCAGACAAGTACATAATAAACATACATCAAAATATCCCCGAGTGTGTCAACTGCGACAATCCCATAAAGGAGCCTGATGAGATTATTAAAATTAACACCACTACTTTTGAAAGTGATAATGGAGAAATTGATGCATCCAAAGCTGT AGAGTTCATGGGTGACATGGCAAACTTAATCTCCAAAATGAATGGGACTTCAGCTGAGCTGTCAGTGGCGAAAGGAATCGGGGGAGTCATAGTGAGAAAAACCGATCCTGCAGAACTGGATGAGGTGTCCTTCGCTTACAAGACTCcaactgaaaaactgaaa ATTATAGAAGACTCTAAAAGTCTTGAAACATTTTCGAGATCCGTCTCCGTGTCTAAAGAAGCGTTTGAAAAGGCAATGGTTCTAAACGCCTCTCTACCATTCGCAGCTGTTCTCCGGTTTTTAAACTTGACTCGG GATGAGATGAACAGTACTGTTCTTTATGATGAGGTTGTTGCGATTGAGATGGGAGCTGCGATCAAGAATCTCACCAACACAATAAACATCAATTTCAAGAATGCAGAATTT GGAAAGTTTTATCCAAACTGTAGCTCGTGGAACGGTGAAG GAGGAAAACCCAACTGGACTTCTGAAGGATGTGAAACTATAGTCGATGGAAACGACATCAGATGTGAATGTTCGCATTTGACGTTTTTTGCTGTCTTACTG ACTCCCATAAACGAAACCATCTCCAGCTCTGACCTGAACATCCTCACCATCATCACGCAGGTTGGCTGCGGCTTGTCCATTTTCTTCCTCGGCATAATCCTCTTCATGTACTGCCTGATAAG GAAGACGAAGGCCAGTTCTTCCACACAGATCCTCATCCACCTGGTTTGCGCCTTGTTCCTGCTAAATTTGACCTTCGTCGTCAATCACTTTGTGGCAAAGCTGAACAGCGATGTGGGTTGTGAGATAATGGCAGCGGTGATGCATTACTCCATGTTGACCACTTTCAGCTGGTTTGCTGCACAAGGCTTCCACCTCTGTCTGCAGCTGTACAGAGGAGGGAATATCGCAATAAAGCGCTACCTACTCAAAGTTTCTGTCATCACCTGGA TTCTACCGAGCATAGCGGTGATTATTATCGCCAGCCTGAAAAAATATGGGAAACAGATCATCTACACTGATAATCCTGAGAACAACGTGGCAAT GTGCTGGATTAACGACAATAACATCCATTACATCGTCAACGTTGGCTACTATGCGATGGTCTTCCTCTTCACCTTCACCACAGTCATCATCACATTGTCCTGGCTCTTTTGTCTCAAGAGAAGCAAAGCAGCGAaccaacaggaaacaggaaccGGCAGGAAAATAGTGATCATTCTGGGTCTGTGTTGCCAGCTGGGTGTCACGTGGGGCTTCGCCTTCTTCGCCTACGGTTCCTTCCGGATGATAGCCACCTACATTTTCACAATCCTCAACTCATTTCAAG GGTTCTTCCTCTTCATCTACTACTACAAGACAACCCGAGTCGGACCAGGCGGCGCCAATGCGAAGGGAAACTCGGGAAGCACCAACACCAGCATCAGTACTCTTAAAACCGGACTGGAGTGTGTTGTGAACCCATATGTGagttttgacaaacaaaaagacacgTGA